A genomic segment from Limosilactobacillus sp. encodes:
- the glmS gene encoding glutamine--fructose-6-phosphate transaminase (isomerizing) gives MCGIVGVTGTDKTLSILIDGLKKLEYRGYDSAGVYVNDNDGHDYLVKRPGRISNLEAALTDDVHGLSGIGHTRWATHGAPTEANAHPQYSQDNRFYLVHNGVIENYVQLKKEYLADVHFNSQTDTEVIVQLVDHFVVENHMDTETAMLKVLRLISADSSYAFVMIDREDPETLYVAKNKSPLLVGLGDGYNMVGSDAMSMIKETNRFMEIADHELVIVKPDHVTIKDFDGNEKSRESFTVDMDPSAADKGTYPFYMLKEIDEQPAVMRKLVREYFGDSDDPQIDPNLIQKLAEADHLYIIGAGTSYHAGLVGARLFERLCGIPTTAHISSEFAYEQPLLSKKPFFIFLSQSGETADSRQVLVGVNEHKWPSLTITNVDKSTLSREATFTEPLYAGPEIAVASTKAYTAQIAVEAILAKALGEYLGKEAAKGFDVKHQLGLVANGMQSITDSKKEIEEVASRYLSKPRNAFYIGRGIDWSVSLEAALKLKEISYVQAEGFASGELKHGTIALIEKGTPVLGIITQDRTAGLTRSNLDETRARGANTITIVARHLAQEDDTIVLPDVDQYLTPLLSVIPAQLLAYYTSLGKGLDVDKPRNLAKSVTVQ, from the coding sequence TGGTTTAAAGAAATTGGAATACCGTGGTTATGATTCTGCCGGGGTTTACGTTAACGATAATGACGGCCACGACTACCTGGTTAAGCGGCCAGGACGGATCAGCAACCTGGAAGCAGCCCTGACCGATGACGTTCACGGGCTGTCCGGGATTGGCCACACCCGTTGGGCTACGCATGGTGCCCCAACCGAGGCAAACGCGCACCCGCAGTACTCCCAGGATAATCGTTTCTACCTGGTTCACAATGGTGTGATTGAAAACTATGTTCAATTAAAGAAGGAATACCTGGCGGACGTTCACTTTAACAGCCAGACCGACACCGAGGTCATCGTTCAGCTGGTAGACCACTTTGTTGTGGAAAACCACATGGACACCGAGACGGCAATGCTGAAGGTTCTGCGCCTGATCAGCGCGGACTCCTCCTACGCCTTTGTAATGATCGACCGGGAAGATCCGGAGACGCTCTACGTTGCGAAGAACAAGAGTCCGCTGCTGGTCGGCCTGGGCGACGGTTACAACATGGTAGGCTCCGACGCCATGTCAATGATTAAGGAAACGAACCGGTTCATGGAAATTGCCGACCACGAGCTGGTGATCGTCAAGCCGGACCACGTCACGATCAAGGACTTCGACGGCAACGAAAAGAGTCGCGAAAGCTTCACGGTTGACATGGATCCAAGTGCTGCCGACAAGGGGACCTACCCATTCTACATGCTGAAGGAAATCGATGAGCAGCCGGCCGTTATGCGGAAGCTGGTTCGGGAATACTTTGGCGACAGTGACGATCCCCAGATTGATCCGAACCTGATTCAAAAGCTGGCCGAAGCTGATCACCTCTACATCATTGGTGCCGGGACCAGTTATCACGCCGGTCTGGTTGGTGCCCGGCTCTTCGAACGGCTCTGTGGCATTCCAACCACGGCCCACATTTCTTCCGAGTTTGCCTACGAACAACCACTGCTGTCCAAGAAGCCATTCTTCATCTTCCTGAGTCAGAGTGGTGAAACGGCCGACAGTCGGCAGGTTCTGGTCGGGGTCAACGAACACAAGTGGCCAAGCCTGACCATCACTAACGTCGACAAGTCCACCCTGTCCCGTGAAGCAACCTTTACGGAACCGCTTTATGCCGGTCCAGAAATTGCCGTGGCTTCCACCAAGGCCTACACCGCTCAGATTGCCGTAGAAGCAATCCTGGCTAAGGCTCTGGGTGAATACCTGGGCAAGGAAGCTGCCAAGGGCTTCGACGTTAAGCACCAACTCGGCCTGGTCGCCAACGGCATGCAATCAATTACCGACAGCAAGAAGGAGATTGAAGAGGTGGCCTCTCGCTACCTGTCCAAGCCACGGAACGCCTTCTACATTGGTCGGGGAATCGACTGGAGCGTTTCCCTGGAAGCAGCCCTGAAGCTGAAGGAAATCTCCTACGTGCAGGCGGAAGGTTTTGCTTCTGGTGAACTGAAGCACGGGACGATTGCGCTGATCGAGAAGGGGACGCCAGTACTGGGCATCATTACCCAGGACCGGACTGCCGGCTTGACCCGGAGCAACCTGGATGAGACCCGGGCGCGGGGTGCCAACACGATCACGATCGTTGCTCGTCACCTGGCCCAGGAGGACGACACGATCGTCTTGCCAGACGTCGACCAATACCTGACGCCGCTGCTGTCTGTGATTCCAGCCCAGCTGCTGGCATACTACACCAGCCTTGGCAAGGGCCTGGACGTCGACAAGCCACGGAACTTGGCTAAGTCCGTTACCGTTCAATAA
- a CDS encoding acyltransferase family protein: protein MKPVGEKRQYITGIDGLRTLAVLGVIIYHLLPNVLQGGYLGVPLFLLISGYFVTYQFSRQLDDQQHIDIWHFYRKRFRRLYPVLVAMLFLTTAYITLFAHDLLHNIRMIVMTNLLWVYNWWEIRHGQSYFDQFGGASPFTHLWTLGVEAQFYLLWPLIITLLFMILRKKKTVRRVILLLAIASAVEMAILYDPANVNRVYYGTDTRAFSLLLGSWLGLAWPLNRLNPHPAIKLQHGLNAVGIAMAVITVVGFFTLNGQTALTYHGGMFFYSLIGTILIATILHPGSRMNAWFSNPVFHWVGQRSYGIYVYQYPVMVFYERLVKVGLHPVLNSIIEVTIILLISEASYRFWERPLADWHWSNLFSGHRTWQQWTRLGASVVVLAVAVFGMAQPDHAPRKTAVQQRIEKSHKKASKHNQAIAAGKKVQTDTSANVKQYALTPSEAQAAQKLKITAIGDSVMADAADSIQKLMPQAYVDAQVGRQGSAAPDVIKQLDKQGHLNQIVVLNLGTNGSMSQQTIDDIVHEIGPNRQIYWLTAHVPTKPWQQTVNDEINAAGKQYSNVHVVDWYGASENHSDWFGKDNVHMGEQGNINYARLIAKSILADQKGK, encoded by the coding sequence ATGAAGCCGGTTGGAGAAAAACGTCAATACATTACGGGAATCGACGGGCTCCGGACGCTCGCCGTTTTAGGGGTAATCATCTACCACTTATTGCCAAACGTCTTGCAGGGTGGCTATCTGGGAGTGCCCCTTTTTCTGTTGATTTCGGGTTATTTTGTCACCTACCAATTTAGTCGTCAGCTGGACGATCAGCAGCATATTGATATCTGGCACTTCTACCGCAAACGCTTCCGGCGGCTTTATCCAGTGCTGGTCGCCATGTTGTTTTTGACGACTGCCTACATCACCCTCTTTGCCCACGATTTGCTTCACAACATTCGGATGATCGTGATGACCAACCTGCTCTGGGTGTACAACTGGTGGGAGATTCGCCACGGCCAATCCTATTTTGACCAATTCGGCGGGGCCTCACCCTTTACCCACCTATGGACTCTGGGAGTGGAGGCTCAGTTCTACCTGCTCTGGCCGCTGATCATCACCTTGCTCTTTATGATCTTGCGGAAGAAAAAGACGGTTCGGCGGGTGATTTTGCTGCTGGCAATTGCCTCGGCGGTGGAAATGGCAATTCTGTACGATCCGGCGAACGTTAATCGGGTTTACTACGGGACCGATACCCGGGCCTTCTCCCTTTTGCTGGGGTCCTGGCTGGGGCTGGCGTGGCCACTGAACCGCCTGAACCCCCATCCCGCTATCAAGCTGCAGCACGGCCTGAACGCGGTCGGCATTGCGATGGCAGTCATTACCGTCGTGGGCTTCTTCACCCTCAATGGACAAACGGCTTTGACCTACCACGGGGGGATGTTTTTCTACAGTCTGATTGGGACGATCCTGATTGCGACGATTCTCCATCCCGGCTCACGGATGAATGCCTGGTTCTCTAATCCGGTCTTTCACTGGGTCGGCCAGCGTTCCTACGGGATCTATGTCTATCAGTATCCGGTAATGGTCTTTTACGAGCGCCTGGTTAAGGTTGGCCTGCATCCAGTCCTTAACTCGATTATTGAGGTGACCATTATTCTACTGATCAGTGAAGCGTCCTATCGCTTTTGGGAACGGCCGCTGGCGGACTGGCACTGGTCGAATTTATTTAGTGGACACCGGACCTGGCAGCAGTGGACCCGGCTGGGGGCTAGCGTCGTCGTTCTGGCGGTTGCCGTCTTTGGGATGGCCCAGCCGGATCACGCACCACGGAAGACGGCCGTTCAGCAACGGATTGAGAAGAGTCACAAGAAGGCCAGCAAGCACAATCAGGCGATCGCGGCCGGGAAGAAAGTTCAGACCGACACCTCCGCCAACGTTAAGCAGTACGCACTGACGCCGAGCGAGGCCCAGGCGGCCCAGAAACTTAAGATCACGGCGATTGGTGACTCGGTCATGGCCGACGCGGCAGACAGCATTCAAAAGCTGATGCCTCAAGCCTACGTTGATGCTCAGGTGGGACGGCAGGGCTCTGCTGCTCCGGACGTGATTAAGCAGCTGGATAAGCAGGGGCACTTGAATCAGATCGTGGTGCTGAACCTGGGAACCAACGGCTCGATGAGTCAGCAAACGATTGACGACATTGTGCACGAGATCGGCCCCAATCGGCAAATTTATTGGCTAACGGCTCACGTTCCGACAAAGCCATGGCAACAGACGGTTAACGATGAGATCAACGCTGCGGGCAAGCAGTATAGCAACGTTCACGTGGTAGATTGGTACGGTGCCAGTGAGAATCACAGTGATTGGTTTGGCAAGGACAATGTGCACATGGGTGAGCAGGGGAACATCAACTACGCCCGCTTGATTGCCAAGTCGATCCTGGCCGATCAGAAGGGGAAATAG
- a CDS encoding MarR family winged helix-turn-helix transcriptional regulator, with the protein MTANDDLLNQAINIYLSALKRLEHVVSQPAAQYSLSFEQYLILQEIVAHPGTKLMDIAARRQVTRSAVSRQLRVLIKHDYVSQERDQEDRRKVSLVATPAGCRVAHAIESRINQRFAKWVRIYGEERGRKLLQLLDEFNHQVIQPENDLNRKDEEKND; encoded by the coding sequence ATGACCGCAAACGATGACCTGTTGAATCAGGCAATTAATATCTACCTGTCAGCACTAAAGCGGCTGGAGCACGTCGTTTCCCAGCCGGCGGCGCAGTATTCGCTGTCCTTTGAACAGTACCTGATCCTGCAGGAGATTGTGGCGCATCCGGGGACGAAGCTGATGGACATCGCCGCCCGGCGGCAGGTAACGCGCAGTGCCGTCTCGCGCCAGCTTCGGGTGCTGATCAAGCACGATTACGTTTCGCAGGAACGGGACCAGGAGGACCGGCGGAAGGTTTCGCTGGTGGCGACGCCGGCCGGCTGCCGGGTGGCCCATGCCATCGAGTCGCGCATCAATCAGCGCTTTGCCAAGTGGGTGCGGATTTATGGTGAGGAACGCGGAAGGAAGCTCCTGCAGCTACTGGACGAATTTAACCACCAGGTAATTCAGCCGGAGAATGACTTGAACCGAAAGGATGAAGAGAAGAATGATTAA
- a CDS encoding Cof-type HAD-IIB family hydrolase: MIKMIALDLDNTLLNSEKEISQRNEAVLKKLHERGIHVVLCTGRPINAIWPLIEQLGLTRPDDYTITFNGGLVVNNVTKEHLFELGMQKADLQPLFDFVQREKIPLDVLDFDRVYELTDQPGSIYRSVLKNIEFRDTKLADLPETTYSKAVMAIPAERLAPIIADLPDELKEHYHAVQSQAMIMEFLPQHVNKSVGLKALLDHFGEDFSNLMSFGDADNDLEMIQDAAQGIVMANGLPEVKAAATALTDSNDDDGVATYCERYFADLLK, from the coding sequence ATGATTAAGATGATTGCTTTGGACCTTGACAACACGCTGCTCAACAGTGAAAAGGAGATTTCCCAGCGCAACGAAGCGGTCTTGAAAAAGCTGCATGAGCGAGGCATCCACGTCGTCCTGTGCACCGGCCGGCCGATCAACGCCATCTGGCCATTGATTGAACAGCTCGGCTTGACCCGGCCCGATGATTACACGATCACCTTCAATGGGGGACTGGTGGTCAACAACGTCACCAAGGAGCACCTTTTCGAGTTGGGGATGCAGAAGGCGGACCTGCAGCCGCTGTTTGACTTTGTGCAGCGGGAAAAGATTCCGCTGGATGTTCTCGACTTCGACCGGGTCTACGAACTGACCGATCAGCCGGGCTCCATTTACCGTTCAGTTCTCAAGAACATCGAATTCCGTGATACGAAGCTGGCGGACTTGCCGGAAACGACCTACAGCAAGGCGGTCATGGCGATCCCGGCCGAACGCCTGGCCCCGATCATTGCCGATCTGCCGGATGAGCTGAAGGAACATTACCATGCGGTTCAGTCCCAGGCAATGATCATGGAGTTTCTGCCCCAGCACGTTAACAAGAGCGTTGGTCTGAAGGCGCTGCTTGACCACTTCGGCGAAGACTTTAGCAACCTGATGAGCTTCGGGGATGCCGACAACGACCTGGAAATGATCCAGGACGCGGCTCAGGGGATCGTTATGGCCAATGGCTTGCCAGAGGTTAAGGCGGCCGCAACGGCACTGACCGATTCAAACGACGATGATGGGGTGGCAACGTATTGTGAACGCTACTTTGCCGATCTTTTGAAATAA
- a CDS encoding LysM peptidoglycan-binding domain-containing protein, producing the protein MISKKNFMKAATTLGAMTLGVAAATSVANADSVYTVKSGDTLSSISYKFAQDNSLVNSIAKDNHISNINQISVGQRLVIKSGSHQGGQSTSAPAATTTTTSTTTTNNNASSTVSGSEAAAKAWIANRESGGSYSAMNGQYVGKYQLSASYLGGDYSAANQEKVADQYVASRYGSWTAAQQFWQANGWY; encoded by the coding sequence ATGATTTCTAAGAAAAACTTTATGAAGGCCGCAACGACTCTTGGTGCCATGACCCTTGGGGTTGCGGCAGCGACGTCGGTTGCCAACGCCGACTCCGTTTACACGGTGAAGAGCGGTGACACGCTTTCAAGCATTTCTTACAAGTTTGCACAGGACAACAGCCTGGTTAATTCCATTGCCAAGGATAACCACATCTCTAACATCAACCAGATCAGCGTTGGCCAACGCCTGGTTATCAAGAGTGGCAGTCACCAAGGCGGGCAGAGCACGAGCGCCCCGGCCGCAACGACGACCACGACGAGCACCACGACAACGAATAATAATGCCAGCTCAACTGTTAGTGGCAGTGAAGCGGCTGCTAAGGCCTGGATTGCCAACCGCGAATCCGGCGGCAGCTACAGTGCAATGAATGGTCAATACGTTGGTAAGTACCAGCTTTCCGCTTCCTACCTGGGTGGTGACTACTCCGCCGCTAACCAGGAAAAGGTGGCTGATCAATACGTTGCTAGTCGTTACGGTTCCTGGACTGCTGCTCAGCAGTTCTGGCAGGCCAATGGCTGGTACTAA
- a CDS encoding IS30 family transposase: MTHLNDTMSTILLTTHKKNAHLTKEERVMIATLKSQGLSNRAIGRQLGVNHQTINNELNRGTVRQLRRQKSNGKIYEYSYYIYSYEAGQATYLEHHRHSGRRRLYYSSKQFLRLADQLMLGEFDDHHYSPQAVIYKARDLMNDGTLIPKSVVTLYQWINEGVLRTSNLDLFEKPKRKHHQTHPQAKRCLGPNIAQRPQTADQRSEIGHWELDTVQGQKNGNDSVVLVMTDRLSRVNITSKIAGKTAHAVNQFFINLRQKMGTDAYYRIFKTITSDNGSEFSELTQVHDHVFYADPYSPWERGSNEINNRFLRKEITKGEAINNYSSAQIIATNDWMNHYPRAMFNGHSSMDIYRKAFYQEISQLHQPIINWSVLFI; this comes from the coding sequence ATGACGCACTTAAATGATACCATGTCTACTATTTTATTGACTACTCATAAAAAGAATGCTCATCTTACTAAAGAAGAACGTGTGATGATTGCGACTTTAAAGTCGCAAGGACTTTCCAATCGCGCAATTGGTCGCCAATTAGGAGTTAATCATCAAACAATTAATAACGAGCTCAACCGTGGTACGGTCCGCCAACTTCGTCGTCAAAAATCTAATGGTAAGATTTACGAATATTCTTACTACATCTATAGTTATGAAGCTGGTCAGGCCACATATCTTGAACATCACCGCCATTCTGGTCGTCGTCGCTTATATTATTCTTCAAAGCAATTTTTACGATTAGCTGATCAGCTAATGCTTGGTGAGTTTGACGACCACCATTACTCCCCACAAGCGGTTATTTATAAGGCTCGAGATTTAATGAATGATGGCACCCTGATCCCAAAGTCGGTTGTAACTTTATATCAATGGATTAATGAGGGTGTGCTTCGTACGTCCAATTTAGACCTCTTTGAAAAACCTAAACGTAAGCATCATCAAACTCATCCGCAAGCTAAAAGGTGCTTAGGGCCTAATATTGCTCAACGACCTCAAACTGCGGACCAACGGTCCGAAATTGGCCATTGGGAACTGGATACAGTTCAGGGACAGAAAAACGGTAATGACAGTGTTGTACTAGTAATGACTGATCGCCTTTCACGAGTTAATATCACGAGTAAAATTGCTGGTAAAACTGCGCATGCAGTAAATCAGTTCTTTATAAATTTGCGCCAGAAAATGGGCACAGATGCTTACTATCGCATTTTTAAGACAATAACCTCTGACAACGGTTCAGAATTTAGTGAGTTAACACAAGTTCACGATCATGTTTTCTATGCTGATCCGTATTCCCCTTGGGAACGTGGATCCAATGAGATCAATAACCGGTTTCTCCGCAAGGAGATTACCAAAGGTGAAGCTATAAATAACTATAGTAGTGCTCAGATCATAGCGACTAATGATTGGATGAATCACTATCCACGAGCTATGTTTAATGGACATTCGTCAATGGATATCTATCGTAAGGCCTTCTACCAAGAGATATCACAGCTCCATCAACCAATAATCAATTGGTCAGTATTATTTATTTGA
- a CDS encoding zinc-dependent alcohol dehydrogenase family protein, with protein MKSAVFAKKGEMKLVDIDKPTVQAPDDVIIKVVRTCVCGSDLWNFRGINPLEPNEENSGHEAIGIVEEVGSDITTVKPGDFVIAPFTHGCGHCSACRAGFDGSCLSHSDNFSNGVQAEYIRFQHGQWALVKIPGQPSDYSEGMLKSLLTLADVMATGYHAARVANVGAGDTVVVMGDGAVGLCAIIAAKLRGAKKIISTSRHADRQALAKEFGATDNVAERGDEAVKQIMELTNGDGADAVLECVGTEQSTDTAMKVGRPGAIVGRVGLPHTPKQDMTTPFYKNTIVAGGPASVTTYDKEVLLKAVLDGEINPGKVFTKSFSLDDIDAAYKGMDERQVIKSYVVVAD; from the coding sequence ATGAAATCTGCTGTATTTGCCAAGAAGGGCGAGATGAAGCTGGTCGACATTGACAAGCCAACTGTCCAAGCCCCAGATGACGTCATTATCAAGGTCGTTCGGACCTGCGTCTGCGGTTCCGATCTCTGGAACTTCCGGGGAATCAATCCGCTGGAGCCGAATGAGGAAAACTCCGGTCACGAGGCCATCGGGATTGTCGAAGAGGTCGGATCAGACATCACCACGGTCAAGCCGGGTGACTTCGTAATTGCCCCATTCACCCACGGTTGCGGCCACTGTTCCGCCTGCCGGGCCGGCTTTGACGGTTCCTGCCTGAGTCACAGTGACAATTTCAGCAACGGCGTTCAGGCCGAATATATTCGTTTCCAGCATGGTCAGTGGGCCCTGGTCAAGATTCCTGGCCAGCCAAGCGACTACAGTGAAGGGATGCTCAAGTCCCTGCTGACGCTGGCCGACGTCATGGCCACTGGTTACCACGCCGCCCGGGTTGCCAACGTCGGCGCGGGCGACACGGTCGTCGTCATGGGTGACGGTGCCGTTGGTCTCTGTGCCATCATTGCCGCCAAGCTGCGGGGCGCCAAGAAGATCATTTCCACCAGTCGGCACGCCGATCGCCAGGCCCTGGCCAAGGAATTCGGTGCCACCGACAACGTTGCCGAACGTGGTGACGAGGCCGTCAAACAGATCATGGAGCTGACCAACGGCGACGGTGCCGACGCCGTCCTGGAATGTGTCGGGACGGAGCAGTCGACCGACACCGCCATGAAGGTTGGTCGGCCGGGTGCCATCGTGGGCCGGGTTGGCCTGCCGCACACGCCAAAGCAGGACATGACCACCCCATTCTACAAGAACACGATTGTTGCCGGTGGTCCCGCATCCGTCACCACCTACGACAAGGAAGTCCTGCTCAAGGCCGTCCTGGACGGTGAAATCAATCCTGGCAAGGTCTTCACCAAGAGCTTTAGCTTGGACGACATCGACGCCGCCTACAAGGGCATGGACGAGCGTCAGGTCATCAAGTCCTACGTGGTCGTTGCCGACTAG
- a CDS encoding response regulator transcription factor — MNILMIEDNHSVCEMMAMFFKKNNWDYEFAYDGVAAEDKFSATPDKWDIILLDLNLPKKDGMQVAADIRRISPTVPLIMLTARDTESDQVLGLEIGADDYVTKPFSPITLIARMKALYRRTQLAKLSQQQTTTTSGFDIETEHFKMNTKTREVYLFDQPVSDLTPKEFDLLKTLASKPRQVFTRSQLLQLVWDYEYYGDERTVDAHIKKLRQKLEKVGPQVIKTVWGVGYKFDDEEE; from the coding sequence ATGAATATTCTAATGATTGAGGATAACCACTCCGTCTGCGAGATGATGGCGATGTTCTTCAAAAAGAATAACTGGGACTATGAATTCGCCTATGATGGCGTTGCGGCCGAAGACAAGTTTTCGGCCACGCCCGACAAGTGGGACATCATCTTGCTTGACCTCAACCTGCCGAAAAAGGATGGGATGCAGGTGGCGGCCGATATTCGCCGGATCTCGCCAACGGTTCCACTGATTATGCTGACGGCCAGGGACACCGAAAGCGACCAGGTGTTGGGCCTTGAGATTGGGGCCGACGATTACGTCACCAAGCCCTTCAGCCCGATTACCCTGATTGCCCGGATGAAGGCCCTCTACCGGCGCACCCAGCTCGCCAAGCTCAGCCAGCAGCAGACGACGACCACCAGTGGCTTTGACATCGAAACCGAACACTTCAAGATGAACACGAAAACGCGGGAGGTCTACCTCTTCGACCAGCCGGTCAGTGACCTGACGCCCAAGGAATTTGACCTGTTAAAGACCCTGGCATCGAAGCCACGGCAGGTCTTTACCCGTTCGCAATTGCTCCAGCTCGTCTGGGACTACGAATACTACGGGGATGAGCGGACGGTGGATGCCCACATCAAGAAGCTGCGGCAAAAACTGGAGAAGGTTGGCCCCCAGGTAATCAAGACTGTCTGGGGTGTCGGCTACAAGTTCGATGACGAAGAGGAATAG
- a CDS encoding sensor histidine kinase, producing the protein MKLMYRLMLTFFTIIIVLLAILSISFVQVTNNTLYHNTWNQMKNYADSLVQDSIRYDPVNKQFIGFATRSLQTNANLLTRQNVHFAMYDATQQRIYASNGFTPTITKAQWRKLKDGKIICTRETMAKISHRVADTSKPQITEVLKPYFYHGKLVAVVSIATFISTIRENMRQIILNLLVAFVIAALLTLVVSYFLARSITRRIERLRAATHEVAKGNYDVQVATTGKDEVSDLAQSFNTMTRSLNASQKEIRHQEERRRQFMADAAHEMRTPLTTINGILEGLEYDVIPEEDKKHSIQLMQNETKRLIRLVNDNLDYEKIRTNQISMERKVFDAAAVLTNLKEQLEKKATAQGDQLSLDVPSDLRVYADYDRFVQIMFNIIQNAIQFTQNGTIKISGRLEETGSRFVVADNGIGMTKDQLANIWERYYKADRSRMNTKYGESGLGLAIVHQLVHLHGGKIDVQSTQGKGTTFTIFFPDRDHAPHGGSAQQPQSKK; encoded by the coding sequence ATGAAATTAATGTATCGTTTGATGCTGACCTTTTTTACGATCATCATTGTCTTGCTCGCAATCCTCAGCATCTCATTTGTTCAGGTAACCAACAATACGCTCTACCACAATACGTGGAACCAAATGAAAAACTACGCCGACAGCCTGGTTCAGGACTCGATCCGCTACGATCCGGTCAACAAGCAGTTTATCGGCTTTGCCACCCGGTCGCTCCAGACCAATGCCAATCTTTTGACGCGGCAGAACGTCCACTTTGCCATGTATGACGCTACCCAACAGCGGATTTACGCCAGCAACGGTTTTACCCCGACCATCACCAAGGCGCAGTGGCGCAAGTTAAAAGATGGCAAAATCATTTGTACCCGGGAGACCATGGCCAAGATTAGTCACCGGGTTGCCGATACATCCAAGCCCCAGATTACCGAGGTCCTGAAGCCCTACTTCTATCATGGCAAGCTGGTGGCAGTGGTTTCGATCGCCACCTTCATTTCGACGATTAGGGAGAACATGCGCCAGATCATCCTTAACCTATTGGTGGCCTTCGTGATCGCTGCCCTGCTCACCCTGGTGGTCAGCTACTTCTTGGCCCGGTCGATCACCAGGCGAATTGAACGCCTGCGGGCCGCCACTCACGAGGTCGCCAAGGGCAACTACGACGTTCAGGTGGCTACGACCGGGAAGGACGAGGTGTCCGACCTGGCGCAAAGCTTTAACACGATGACCCGGTCGCTGAACGCCTCGCAAAAGGAGATTCGCCACCAGGAGGAACGGCGGCGGCAGTTCATGGCCGACGCGGCTCACGAGATGCGGACGCCGCTGACGACCATCAACGGAATCCTCGAGGGCCTGGAATATGACGTGATCCCGGAAGAGGACAAGAAACACAGCATTCAGCTGATGCAAAACGAAACCAAGCGCCTGATCCGCCTGGTCAACGATAACCTGGACTACGAGAAGATCCGGACCAATCAAATCTCGATGGAGCGGAAGGTATTCGATGCCGCGGCCGTCCTGACCAACCTCAAGGAGCAGCTGGAGAAGAAGGCTACGGCCCAGGGCGACCAGCTGTCGTTGGACGTGCCGAGTGATCTCCGGGTTTACGCCGACTACGACCGCTTCGTCCAGATCATGTTTAACATCATCCAGAATGCCATCCAGTTTACCCAGAACGGGACGATTAAGATTAGCGGCCGACTGGAGGAGACGGGCAGTCGCTTTGTAGTCGCCGATAACGGAATTGGGATGACCAAGGACCAGCTCGCCAACATCTGGGAGCGCTACTACAAGGCCGACCGGTCCCGGATGAACACTAAGTACGGTGAATCCGGCCTCGGCCTGGCGATTGTCCACCAGCTGGTCCACCTGCATGGTGGCAAGATCGACGTGCAGAGCACCCAGGGAAAGGGAACCACCTTTACCATCTTCTTCCCGGACCGTGACCATGCACCGCACGGAGGCAGTGCTCAACAACCACAGTCCAAAAAATAA
- a CDS encoding GRP family sugar transporter gives MVYLLALVPALGWGIMPLITGKIGGSTINQMFGIGAGASIVGIVAFLVGHPSVSTTGFWFSVLCGALWTIGQIGQFVSFKRMGVSNTIPLSTVFQLVGNSLIGVIIFGEWRGARALTIGFIALLVVIIGALMTSVSDGKSGKKVTMQNFLFLLVTTIGYWVYSAFPKMPVVSHEDALGVFLPEMLGILLGSVIYTIASGHAYAFKQKEQYLNIFGGLSWGIAALAYIFAGRALGVTVAFVFTQMNVIIATLGGVLVLHEQKTAREMGFTIGGIILIVLGSIGTIFA, from the coding sequence ATGGTTTATTTACTTGCGCTGGTCCCTGCCCTTGGCTGGGGGATCATGCCGCTGATCACCGGTAAGATCGGTGGTTCAACGATTAATCAGATGTTTGGAATCGGTGCCGGTGCCTCGATCGTAGGGATCGTTGCCTTCCTGGTCGGTCACCCGAGTGTCAGCACGACTGGCTTCTGGTTCTCGGTCCTTTGTGGGGCCCTGTGGACGATCGGTCAGATCGGACAGTTCGTGTCCTTCAAGCGGATGGGGGTTTCAAACACCATTCCACTGTCCACTGTTTTCCAGCTGGTTGGTAACTCCCTGATCGGGGTCATCATCTTCGGCGAATGGCGTGGTGCCCGGGCCCTGACGATTGGGTTCATCGCTCTGCTGGTCGTGATCATTGGTGCGCTGATGACCTCCGTTTCCGACGGCAAGAGCGGTAAGAAGGTGACGATGCAGAACTTCCTCTTCCTGCTGGTCACGACGATTGGTTACTGGGTCTACTCGGCCTTTCCAAAGATGCCGGTTGTCAGCCATGAGGACGCACTCGGGGTCTTCCTCCCAGAAATGCTGGGGATCCTGCTGGGTTCTGTGATCTACACGATCGCTTCCGGCCACGCCTACGCCTTCAAGCAGAAGGAGCAGTACTTAAACATCTTCGGTGGTCTGTCATGGGGGATCGCGGCCCTGGCCTACATCTTCGCCGGTCGGGCCCTTGGTGTTACCGTGGCCTTCGTCTTCACCCAGATGAACGTCATCATCGCGACGCTCGGGGGTGTCCTCGTCCTGCACGAACAAAAGACGGCACGCGAGATGGGCTTCACCATTGGTGGAATCATCCTGATTGTGCTCGGTAGTATTGGAACCATTTTTGCCTAG